The proteins below come from a single Crossiella sp. CA-258035 genomic window:
- a CDS encoding S8 family peptidase: protein MHRTRRTAALLAVAAVAMTVTAGVATAQPEAAVVQADEHIAGRYLVVLKDSARAAQGHASTLTQRYGGVVADTYSATLNGFAVRDLPERQAKLLAADPSVKAVHEDGTTRAVAEEQPNPPSWGLDQIDQRTTSLDKKYTYPNKADNTTAYVIDSGVRIQHSEFEGRASHGYDFIDNDNDASDCFWHGTHVAGTIAGKTVGVAKKAKVVAVRSLNCGGSGPDSATVSALEWVAKNGVKPGVVNLSLVMDTVGVGDEQVKALVAKGFVVAVAAGNNGQDACTASPGRTPEAFTIGWINQGGGRSGNYGRCVDLFAPGGNIYSTDHTGAYRTGSGTSMASPHGAGAAALYLGANPGATPQQVRDALVDNATPDLVTNPGAGSPNKLLYTGFIGGGPTKCGVKANDEDVSIPDAGAAVGSSVTQNSCEGKASATLPVRVDIEHGYTGDLAIDLIGPSGATFPLHRAGGVGEAGGVHQSFTVDASREEANGTWRLSVRDVHRFDTGTLTGWSITF from the coding sequence ATGCACAGGACGCGAAGAACAGCGGCCCTGCTGGCCGTCGCCGCGGTCGCGATGACCGTGACCGCGGGAGTAGCGACCGCCCAGCCGGAAGCCGCCGTCGTCCAGGCCGACGAGCACATCGCCGGGCGTTACCTGGTGGTGCTGAAGGACAGTGCCCGTGCGGCCCAGGGCCACGCGAGCACGCTCACCCAGCGCTACGGCGGGGTGGTCGCGGACACCTACTCGGCCACGCTGAACGGGTTCGCGGTCCGCGATCTGCCCGAGCGGCAGGCGAAGCTGCTGGCCGCCGACCCCTCGGTCAAGGCGGTGCACGAGGACGGCACGACCAGGGCGGTCGCCGAGGAGCAGCCGAACCCGCCGTCCTGGGGGCTGGACCAGATCGACCAGCGGACCACCAGCCTGGACAAGAAGTACACCTACCCGAACAAGGCGGACAACACCACCGCCTACGTCATCGACTCCGGGGTGCGCATCCAGCACTCGGAGTTCGAGGGCAGGGCCAGCCACGGCTACGACTTCATCGACAACGACAACGACGCCAGCGACTGCTTCTGGCACGGCACCCACGTGGCCGGCACCATCGCGGGCAAGACCGTCGGGGTGGCCAAGAAGGCCAAGGTGGTCGCGGTCCGTTCGCTGAACTGCGGCGGTTCGGGCCCGGACTCGGCCACGGTCAGCGCGCTGGAATGGGTGGCCAAGAACGGCGTCAAGCCGGGCGTGGTCAACCTCAGCCTGGTGATGGACACCGTCGGCGTCGGCGACGAGCAGGTCAAGGCGTTGGTGGCCAAGGGCTTTGTGGTCGCGGTGGCGGCGGGCAACAACGGTCAGGACGCCTGCACGGCCAGCCCCGGCCGCACCCCGGAGGCGTTCACCATCGGCTGGATCAACCAGGGCGGCGGCCGCAGCGGCAACTACGGCCGCTGTGTCGACCTGTTCGCACCTGGCGGCAACATCTACTCCACCGACCACACCGGCGCCTACCGCACCGGCAGCGGCACCTCGATGGCCTCCCCGCACGGCGCGGGCGCGGCCGCGCTGTACCTGGGCGCGAACCCGGGTGCGACCCCGCAGCAGGTCCGGGACGCGTTGGTGGACAACGCGACCCCGGACCTGGTGACCAACCCGGGGGCGGGCTCGCCGAACAAGCTGCTCTACACCGGGTTCATCGGCGGCGGCCCGACCAAGTGCGGGGTCAAGGCCAACGACGAGGACGTGTCCATTCCGGACGCCGGTGCCGCGGTCGGCAGCAGCGTCACGCAGAACTCCTGTGAGGGCAAGGCTTCCGCGACCCTGCCGGTCCGGGTGGACATCGAGCACGGCTACACCGGCGACCTCGCCATCGACCTGATCGGCCCGAGCGGAGCCACCTTCCCGCTGCACCGCGCCGGCGGCGTCGGCGAGGCGGGTGGCGTGCACCAGAGCTTCACCGTGGACGCCTCCCGCGAGGAGGCCAACGGCACCTGGCGGCTCTCCGTCCGCGATGTGCACCGCTTCGACACCGGAACCCTGACCGGGTGGTCGATCACCTTCTGA
- a CDS encoding BTAD domain-containing putative transcriptional regulator, translated as MPSLTTEELTGTEREVLRALGRGRTDAEIGRALAVAEQAVTEHVRRIQAKLGLRDRAAAIVYAFDHGITLPLTAPVPAARLRISVLGPVRAWHGAEALDLGPVRQQSLLAALVLRPDIPVSQAELLHRVWGLEPPLGNVVPVYVYRLRKCLHRGGDPVIERDQRGYRFRATAVDLDLTGLARIAAEAATAERAGDLAEAVRAYRRALALFRGDPLAGLLGPFAETERLRLTDRGVHLALRAAHCQLSLGRHAETLDELWALASVHPHHEPVAALLMRALSAGGRQADALALYDRVRDRLAADLAARPGPELRRMRQAVLHGVAGDPATP; from the coding sequence GTGCCCAGCCTCACCACCGAAGAGCTGACCGGAACCGAACGCGAGGTGTTGCGCGCGCTCGGCCGCGGCCGCACCGACGCCGAGATCGGCCGCGCGCTCGCGGTCGCGGAGCAGGCGGTGACCGAGCACGTCCGGCGCATCCAGGCCAAGCTCGGCCTGCGCGATCGGGCCGCGGCCATCGTCTACGCCTTCGACCACGGCATCACCCTCCCGCTCACCGCCCCGGTCCCGGCCGCGCGGCTGCGGATCTCGGTGCTCGGACCGGTGCGGGCCTGGCACGGCGCGGAAGCGCTGGACCTCGGGCCGGTCCGGCAGCAGAGCCTGCTGGCCGCGCTGGTGCTGCGCCCGGACATCCCGGTCAGCCAGGCCGAGCTGCTGCACCGGGTGTGGGGGCTGGAACCGCCGCTGGGCAACGTGGTCCCGGTCTACGTCTACCGGCTGCGCAAATGCCTGCACCGCGGCGGGGACCCGGTGATCGAACGGGATCAGCGGGGCTACCGTTTCCGCGCCACCGCGGTGGACCTCGACCTGACCGGGCTGGCCCGGATCGCCGCGGAGGCGGCCACGGCCGAGCGCGCGGGTGACCTGGCCGAGGCGGTGCGGGCCTACCGCCGGGCGCTGGCCCTGTTCCGCGGCGACCCGCTGGCCGGGCTGCTGGGACCGTTCGCGGAGACCGAACGGCTCCGGCTGACCGACCGGGGCGTGCACCTCGCCCTGCGCGCGGCGCACTGCCAGCTGAGCCTGGGCAGGCACGCCGAGACCCTGGACGAGCTGTGGGCGCTGGCCTCGGTGCACCCGCACCACGAACCGGTGGCCGCACTGCTCATGCGGGCACTGAGCGCCGGCGGCAGGCAGGCAGACGCGCTGGCCCTGTACGACCGGGTGCGCGACCGGCTGGCCGCCGACCTGGCCGCGCGGCCGGGGCCGGAGCTGCGCCGGATGCGGCAGGCCGTGCTGCACGGGGTGGCGGGCGACCCCGCCACCCCGTGA
- a CDS encoding LuxR family transcriptional regulator: protein MLDDAVRTRSGPPPLIGRDAELAALRAATARPPSVAFVAGEAGIGKTRLVAELAARSGPAQVVMAACQPLADPFPYGVLLDCLSRCGDRLRDPGPVTGALRDHLPELAALLPPAPPPLGDPVAERHRVFRAIRQLLAALGPAVLVVEDLHWADERTRQVLRFVLADPPPELSVVATYRPEDLPAQAPLGRALRIPPGVTGVHLTLRPLDAGEVRAMVNAVLGAPLASVPFAEAVWQETGGVPFVVEETVRALPAPERDVRTDETAARWVLAETGVPALVREAVQERVRGLPPAARALAEAAAVLDVAESADTLAAVAGEADLDQLTMLVRSAVLVEESADRYGFRSPMAARAVRESTPGPWRSELHKRAIRVLSGLDRKPLARLAAHAKAGGLVADWLRYSELAADAAVEGRDVPTAIDLLCQVISDADARAEDVNRLAMKLCDHAVAGLHSPSALARVEDLLSDPRLTADVRGEVHLWFGLLLLRQTGESDRAEAEIAHAVELLADQPGRIARGMAVLAVPYLNTAPLAEHQAWLDRVEGVLDHLPARALRLAVLATTLGGRLIAGDPSAWDRAARLPAPAEVRDPEEVRHLARAHCNLADACSWIGHHQRARAFLRTGLTLAARVGAPYVIGAAEATAVRLDWLTGQWSGLEERIAELLRTYAHLPPVTTELNLACGWLATARGDWARAEAGFQAAEGAHPAAATIPVRIAAVGGLAAMLLSRGETAAAEQQAERGVALLRGKGAWVWAGEVVPHAVDCYLAGQRPEAARDLLAELADGLTGTDAPFAEATLTACRARLAAAAGDRGETQRLYQAAVDQHRELGLTYRATQLTEAALRAAPPDTAALGSLAQTYDALGATVDAARCRHHIRSIGVPTPSPRGRRGYGSQLSPREQDIARLVASGRTNREIAQALFISRRTVEEYVAKVCRKLNAASRHDIRL from the coding sequence ATGCTCGACGATGCCGTGCGAACCCGCTCCGGTCCGCCGCCGTTGATCGGCCGGGACGCGGAGCTGGCCGCCCTGCGCGCCGCCACCGCGCGCCCGCCCTCGGTGGCCTTCGTGGCGGGTGAGGCGGGGATCGGCAAGACCAGACTGGTCGCCGAGCTGGCCGCGCGCAGTGGCCCGGCCCAGGTGGTGATGGCCGCCTGCCAGCCGCTGGCCGACCCGTTCCCCTACGGCGTGCTGCTGGACTGTCTCAGCCGGTGCGGGGACCGGCTGCGCGATCCGGGACCGGTGACCGGCGCGCTGCGCGACCACCTGCCCGAGCTGGCCGCGCTCCTGCCGCCAGCGCCGCCGCCGCTGGGCGATCCGGTGGCCGAACGGCACCGGGTGTTCCGCGCCATCCGGCAGCTGCTCGCCGCGCTGGGCCCGGCCGTGCTCGTGGTCGAGGACCTGCACTGGGCGGATGAGCGGACCCGCCAGGTGCTGCGCTTCGTGCTCGCCGACCCGCCGCCGGAGCTGTCCGTCGTGGCCACCTACCGGCCCGAGGACCTTCCGGCCCAGGCCCCGCTCGGCCGCGCCCTGCGCATCCCGCCCGGGGTGACCGGGGTGCACCTCACCCTGCGCCCGCTCGACGCGGGGGAGGTGCGCGCGATGGTCAACGCCGTGCTGGGCGCGCCGCTGGCCTCCGTGCCGTTCGCCGAGGCGGTGTGGCAGGAGACGGGCGGTGTCCCGTTCGTGGTCGAGGAGACGGTGCGGGCACTGCCCGCGCCGGAACGGGACGTGCGCACCGACGAGACGGCCGCGCGCTGGGTGCTGGCCGAGACCGGGGTGCCGGCGTTGGTGCGGGAGGCGGTCCAGGAGCGCGTGCGGGGCCTGCCGCCCGCCGCCCGCGCGCTCGCCGAGGCGGCCGCGGTGCTCGACGTCGCGGAGTCGGCCGACACCCTGGCCGCGGTCGCGGGCGAGGCCGATCTGGACCAGCTGACCATGCTCGTGCGCTCGGCCGTGCTGGTCGAGGAATCGGCGGACCGCTACGGGTTCCGGTCGCCGATGGCCGCGCGCGCGGTGCGCGAGTCGACCCCCGGCCCGTGGCGCAGCGAGCTGCACAAGCGGGCCATCCGGGTGCTGTCCGGGCTCGACCGCAAGCCGCTGGCCCGGCTGGCCGCGCACGCCAAGGCCGGTGGCCTGGTCGCCGACTGGCTCCGCTACAGCGAGCTGGCCGCCGACGCCGCGGTCGAGGGCCGGGACGTGCCCACCGCGATCGACCTGCTCTGCCAGGTGATCTCCGATGCGGACGCCCGCGCCGAGGACGTGAACCGGCTGGCGATGAAGCTGTGCGACCACGCGGTGGCCGGGTTGCACAGCCCCTCGGCGCTGGCCAGGGTCGAGGACCTGCTCTCCGACCCCCGGCTGACCGCCGACGTGCGCGGCGAGGTGCACCTGTGGTTCGGCCTGCTGCTGCTCCGCCAGACGGGCGAGTCCGACCGCGCCGAAGCGGAGATCGCGCACGCGGTCGAGCTGCTGGCCGACCAGCCCGGCCGGATCGCGCGCGGCATGGCGGTGCTGGCCGTGCCCTACCTGAACACCGCGCCCCTCGCCGAGCACCAGGCCTGGCTGGACCGGGTGGAAGGCGTGCTGGACCACCTGCCCGCCCGCGCCCTGCGCCTGGCCGTGCTGGCCACCACCCTCGGCGGCAGGCTGATCGCGGGCGACCCCAGCGCCTGGGACCGCGCCGCGCGACTGCCCGCCCCGGCCGAGGTGCGCGACCCGGAGGAGGTGCGCCACCTGGCCCGCGCGCACTGCAACCTGGCCGACGCCTGCTCCTGGATCGGCCACCACCAGCGGGCCAGGGCCTTCCTGCGCACCGGGCTCACCCTCGCCGCCAGGGTCGGCGCGCCGTACGTGATCGGCGCCGCCGAGGCCACCGCGGTCCGGCTGGACTGGCTCACCGGGCAGTGGTCAGGGCTGGAGGAGCGGATCGCCGAGCTGCTGCGGACCTACGCGCACCTGCCGCCGGTCACCACCGAGCTGAACCTGGCCTGCGGCTGGCTGGCCACCGCGCGCGGCGACTGGGCCCGCGCCGAGGCGGGGTTCCAGGCCGCCGAGGGCGCACACCCGGCGGCGGCGACCATCCCGGTGCGGATCGCCGCGGTCGGCGGCCTGGCCGCCATGCTGCTCAGCCGGGGCGAGACCGCGGCGGCCGAGCAGCAGGCCGAGCGCGGGGTGGCCCTGCTGCGCGGCAAGGGGGCCTGGGTCTGGGCAGGTGAGGTGGTGCCGCACGCGGTCGACTGCTACCTGGCCGGCCAGCGCCCCGAGGCCGCCCGCGACCTGCTCGCCGAGCTGGCCGACGGCCTGACCGGCACCGACGCCCCGTTCGCCGAGGCGACGCTGACCGCCTGCCGGGCCAGGCTGGCCGCGGCCGCCGGCGACCGCGGTGAGACCCAACGGCTCTACCAGGCCGCGGTCGACCAGCACCGCGAACTGGGACTGACCTACCGCGCCACCCAGCTCACCGAAGCGGCCCTGCGCGCGGCGCCGCCCGACACCGCCGCCCTCGGCTCGCTCGCCCAGACCTACGACGCCCTCGGCGCCACCGTCGACGCCGCCCGCTGCCGCCACCACATCCGCAGCATCGGCGTGCCCACGCCCTCGCCACGGGGCCGGCGCGGCTACGGCAGCCAGCTGTCCCCGCGCGAACAGGACATCGCCCGCCTGGTGGCCAGCGGCCGCACCAACCGGGAGATCGCCCAGGCCCTGTTCATCTCCCGGCGCACGG
- a CDS encoding serine protease gives MRTPRLVTALCVALAALAMPVAAAAEPAPISTAAIPTDELKAGDAGANVINGQRTTVKENPFVIAGVRAGGGGPQGQSCTAAVVGKRKILTAAHCMIDVGGAKSYIYGDDDLTTAGDETFRTNVTSFKAHPRYTGPNSWQTGYDVAVITTADDLPVPESQWAKVAGSGDTGLTQPGKSGTVFGYGRTTSSGGSGALYKTTLPVNDAKDCQVFNVRVNPDVMVCTGYDNGRTATCSGDSGGPYIVDGVVAGVVSWGAGGCDRYSIMARLTNEMGDWARKEIGGQPGDGKFTVGLSPSSGKVEPGKHISTSVTSKAGDQGAEKLELSAAGLPGGATATFQPASITSGEVAKLTIETATSTPKGTHKVTVTAKGGSGAKTAEYTLTVGEGGSTEGPKPVATPSSATSGPGGFINTTVAVTGGTGSITLSAEGLPSRPMFMPSTVNPGGSSKMSVGVPFQTGTYKITITATDSAGKSGSTEFTLTVR, from the coding sequence ATGAGAACACCACGTCTGGTCACCGCCCTGTGCGTGGCACTGGCCGCGCTGGCCATGCCGGTGGCCGCGGCGGCCGAGCCCGCCCCGATCAGCACCGCCGCCATCCCGACCGATGAGCTCAAAGCCGGTGACGCGGGTGCGAACGTCATCAACGGGCAGCGCACCACGGTCAAGGAGAACCCCTTCGTCATCGCCGGTGTCCGCGCCGGCGGCGGCGGGCCGCAGGGCCAGTCCTGCACCGCCGCGGTGGTGGGCAAGCGCAAGATCCTCACCGCCGCGCACTGCATGATCGACGTCGGCGGGGCCAAGAGCTACATCTACGGCGACGACGACCTCACCACCGCCGGTGATGAGACCTTCCGCACCAACGTCACCTCCTTCAAGGCGCACCCGCGCTACACCGGCCCGAACTCCTGGCAGACCGGCTACGACGTCGCGGTGATCACCACCGCGGACGACCTGCCCGTGCCGGAGAGCCAGTGGGCGAAGGTGGCGGGTTCCGGCGACACCGGGCTCACCCAGCCCGGCAAGTCCGGCACCGTCTTCGGCTACGGCCGGACCACCTCCAGCGGCGGCTCGGGCGCGCTGTACAAGACCACGTTGCCGGTCAACGACGCCAAGGACTGCCAGGTGTTCAACGTCCGGGTCAACCCGGATGTGATGGTGTGCACCGGTTACGACAACGGCCGCACCGCGACCTGTAGCGGCGACAGCGGCGGTCCGTACATTGTGGACGGTGTGGTGGCCGGGGTCGTGTCCTGGGGCGCCGGCGGCTGCGACCGTTACAGCATCATGGCGCGGCTGACCAACGAGATGGGCGACTGGGCCAGGAAGGAGATCGGCGGGCAGCCCGGCGACGGCAAGTTCACCGTGGGCCTCTCGCCCTCCTCCGGCAAGGTGGAGCCCGGCAAGCACATCTCCACCAGCGTCACCAGCAAGGCCGGCGACCAGGGTGCGGAGAAGCTGGAGCTCAGCGCCGCCGGCCTGCCCGGCGGGGCCACCGCCACCTTCCAGCCGGCCTCGATCACCTCGGGTGAGGTCGCCAAGCTGACCATCGAGACCGCGACGAGCACGCCGAAGGGCACGCACAAGGTCACCGTCACGGCCAAGGGCGGCTCCGGCGCGAAGACCGCCGAGTACACCCTGACCGTCGGCGAGGGCGGCTCCACCGAGGGCCCGAAGCCCGTTGCCACCCCGAGTTCGGCCACCTCCGGGCCGGGCGGGTTCATCAACACCACGGTCGCCGTCACCGGCGGCACCGGCTCGATCACCCTCAGCGCCGAGGGCCTGCCCTCGCGGCCGATGTTCATGCCCTCGACGGTCAACCCTGGCGGCAGCTCGAAGATGAGCGTCGGCGTCCCGTTCCAGACCGGCACCTACAAGATCACCATCACCGCCACCGACAGCGCGGGCAAGTCCGGCAGCACTGAGTTCACCCTCACCGTGCGCTGA
- a CDS encoding helix-turn-helix domain-containing protein produces the protein MTGRFGLRLRQFRVLAGLTQEQLAQRSGVGVRTIGGLETGRRADPRPSTARRLADALELAPAERGQLLAAAVDDPAPPAGGRNDLPGDTAEFTGRAEEVERLLAELGDGRPRTVVIDAIDGMAGVGKTTLAVHVAHRLAGRYPDGALFIDLHGHASEREATDPAAALEMLLRALGVGGERIPAGLDERASLWRAELAGRRVLVVLDNAVSAAQVRPLLPGAAGCLALVTSRGRLAGLGSGRAVSLDVLSAADAVALFERVAGAERVAGQREAVAELVRCCGFLPLAVRIAAARLRGRPAWTVADLTERLREGRLAGVGAAFEVSYRQLTDAQQRLFRLLGLHPGPDIERRAAAALAGIEVAAAEELLEELVDAHLLQQPVPGRYRFHDLVRQYAQRLAAGDADREAALAGHYLSTAHAADRLLAPHREPIPLEPPATDSHLRDEAAALAWFDAEEGNLAAVHRLARDRGWHLLVWQLAGALDVVHRRRGRLHGALALWQAGLAAAEALGDPAARARAHRLLGHAHARAGQHEEAVRHLRQALELAEQSGDALAQAHTQHTLAWAREQLGDNEHALAHATRALELYRGLGLPLREAQALNAVGWYHALLTDFEQARAHCESALSLLRQHHDSAAPDSLGYTLDSLGYIAQHTGRHADALDYYRQALTVYRELGNTYEEANTLAKLAEAQLALGESGPAGDVWRQALRLYRRQGRRPQR, from the coding sequence GTGACGGGCCGGTTCGGCTTGCGGCTGCGGCAGTTCAGGGTGCTGGCGGGGCTCACCCAGGAGCAGTTGGCGCAGCGGTCCGGGGTCGGTGTGCGCACCATCGGCGGGCTGGAGACCGGTAGGCGGGCCGATCCCCGGCCGTCCACGGCCCGGCGGCTGGCCGACGCGCTGGAGTTGGCACCGGCCGAACGCGGTCAGTTGCTGGCCGCGGCCGTGGATGATCCCGCGCCGCCCGCCGGTGGTCGCAACGACCTGCCGGGGGACACCGCGGAGTTCACCGGGCGGGCCGAGGAGGTTGAGCGGCTGCTGGCGGAGCTGGGTGACGGCAGGCCGCGGACGGTGGTGATCGACGCGATCGACGGGATGGCCGGGGTGGGCAAGACCACGCTGGCCGTGCACGTCGCGCACCGGCTGGCCGGGCGTTATCCCGACGGCGCGCTGTTCATCGACCTGCACGGGCACGCCAGTGAGCGGGAGGCCACCGATCCGGCGGCGGCGCTGGAGATGTTGTTGCGCGCGTTGGGGGTTGGCGGGGAGCGGATTCCGGCTGGGCTGGATGAGCGGGCCTCGTTGTGGCGGGCGGAGCTGGCCGGGCGGCGGGTGCTGGTGGTGCTGGACAACGCGGTGAGCGCGGCGCAGGTGCGGCCGTTGTTGCCGGGGGCGGCCGGGTGTCTGGCGCTGGTGACCAGCCGGGGGCGGCTCGCGGGGTTGGGCAGTGGGCGGGCGGTGTCGCTGGACGTGTTGTCCGCCGCGGACGCGGTCGCGTTGTTCGAGCGGGTGGCGGGGGCGGAACGTGTTGCCGGACAACGGGAAGCCGTGGCGGAGCTGGTGCGGTGCTGCGGGTTCCTGCCGCTGGCGGTCCGGATCGCGGCCGCCCGGTTGCGCGGGCGTCCGGCGTGGACGGTGGCGGATCTGACCGAGCGGCTGCGGGAGGGTCGGCTGGCGGGGGTGGGTGCGGCGTTCGAGGTGTCCTACCGGCAGCTCACGGATGCGCAGCAGCGGCTGTTCCGGCTGCTGGGGCTGCATCCCGGGCCGGACATCGAACGGCGGGCCGCGGCCGCGCTCGCCGGGATCGAGGTGGCCGCTGCCGAGGAGTTGCTGGAAGAGCTGGTGGACGCGCACCTGCTCCAGCAGCCCGTGCCCGGCCGGTACCGCTTCCACGACCTGGTGCGGCAGTACGCCCAGCGCCTGGCGGCGGGCGATGCGGACCGGGAGGCCGCGTTGGCCGGGCACTACCTGAGCACCGCGCACGCCGCGGACCGGCTGCTGGCCCCGCACCGCGAGCCGATCCCGCTGGAACCGCCCGCCACCGACAGCCACCTGCGGGACGAGGCCGCGGCGCTGGCCTGGTTCGATGCCGAGGAGGGCAACCTGGCGGCGGTGCACCGGTTGGCCAGGGACCGGGGGTGGCACCTGCTGGTGTGGCAGCTGGCCGGTGCGCTGGACGTGGTGCACCGGCGGCGCGGGCGGCTGCACGGGGCGCTCGCGCTGTGGCAGGCCGGGCTGGCCGCGGCCGAGGCACTGGGCGATCCGGCCGCGCGGGCCAGGGCGCACCGGCTGCTCGGGCACGCCCACGCCAGGGCGGGGCAGCACGAGGAGGCGGTGCGGCACCTCCGGCAGGCGCTGGAGCTGGCCGAGCAGAGCGGCGACGCGCTGGCTCAGGCACACACCCAGCACACCCTCGCCTGGGCCAGGGAACAGTTGGGGGACAACGAGCACGCGCTGGCGCACGCCACCCGCGCGCTGGAGCTGTACCGGGGGCTCGGCCTGCCGCTGCGGGAAGCTCAGGCGCTCAACGCGGTGGGCTGGTACCACGCCCTGCTGACCGACTTCGAGCAGGCCCGCGCGCACTGCGAGAGCGCGTTGTCCCTGCTCCGGCAGCACCATGACAGCGCAGCGCCGGACAGTCTCGGCTACACCCTGGACAGCCTGGGCTACATCGCCCAGCACACCGGCAGGCACGCCGACGCCCTGGACTACTACCGGCAGGCGCTGACCGTGTACCGCGAGCTCGGCAACACCTACGAGGAAGCCAACACCCTGGCGAAACTGGCCGAGGCCCAGCTCGCGCTCGGCGAGTCCGGACCGGCCGGGGACGTGTGGCGGCAGGCGCTGCGGCTGTACCGGCGGCAGGGGCGCAGACCGCAGCGGTGA
- a CDS encoding serine hydrolase domain-containing protein: MIKRLGRRPVAAALAALAAAGSVLAGGTAHAADGHADTQALLNGYQSHAGPGAAVYAGNRTGSWHLSAGTASIIGPARPIRPDEHFRVGSQTKTFTAAVVLQLVDEGKVALDEPIERYLPGLVQGNGYDGNRITVRQLLQHTGGVANPNVLTYAQNAAGLLKPDGSVELRPLVEVGLRTFPPVAEPGAKVEYSNLGYMINGLLIEKLTGVSIGEAITSRIINRLGLTRTTFPGPGDRSLPAPYLSGYRGVRAGPFFFWTETTSAPLISEPSLGSPAGAVISSLADLSKFYRAVVDGGLFSAATGAEMRRIATMPNPSDPRWLGVGLGVQLLSLSCGNAWFHNGIATSGYTSLTAVTEDGRHASLMTNAWEATSIKPTPVDVIESALCGSR; this comes from the coding sequence GTGATCAAGAGACTCGGGCGCAGACCGGTGGCGGCGGCACTGGCCGCACTCGCCGCGGCGGGTTCGGTGCTGGCGGGCGGCACCGCGCACGCCGCCGACGGCCACGCCGACACCCAGGCGCTGCTCAACGGCTACCAGTCACACGCGGGACCGGGCGCGGCGGTGTACGCGGGCAACCGGACCGGTTCCTGGCACCTGAGCGCGGGCACCGCCTCGATCATCGGACCGGCCCGGCCGATCCGGCCGGACGAGCACTTCCGGGTGGGCAGCCAGACCAAGACCTTCACCGCCGCGGTGGTCCTGCAGCTGGTCGACGAGGGCAAGGTGGCGCTGGATGAGCCGATCGAGCGCTACCTGCCAGGTCTGGTGCAGGGCAACGGTTATGACGGCAACCGGATCACCGTGCGGCAGCTGCTCCAGCACACCGGCGGGGTGGCCAACCCGAACGTGCTGACCTACGCCCAGAACGCCGCCGGGCTGCTCAAGCCGGACGGCAGCGTGGAGCTGCGGCCTCTGGTCGAGGTCGGCCTGCGGACCTTCCCGCCGGTGGCCGAGCCGGGCGCGAAGGTGGAGTACTCCAACCTGGGTTACATGATCAACGGACTGCTGATCGAGAAGCTCACCGGTGTCTCCATCGGCGAGGCCATCACCAGCCGGATCATCAACCGGCTCGGCCTGACCAGGACCACCTTCCCCGGCCCCGGCGACCGCTCGCTGCCCGCGCCCTACCTCTCCGGCTACCGGGGTGTGCGGGCCGGTCCGTTCTTCTTCTGGACCGAGACCACCTCGGCGCCGCTCATTTCCGAGCCGTCCCTGGGCAGCCCGGCTGGCGCGGTCATCTCCTCGCTGGCCGACCTGTCGAAGTTCTACCGGGCGGTGGTGGACGGCGGGCTGTTCTCCGCGGCCACCGGTGCGGAGATGCGCCGGATCGCGACCATGCCCAACCCGTCCGACCCGCGCTGGCTCGGGGTGGGTCTCGGCGTGCAGCTGCTCTCGCTCTCCTGCGGCAACGCCTGGTTCCACAACGGCATCGCCACCTCCGGCTACACCTCGTTGACCGCGGTGACCGAGGACGGCAGGCACGCCTCGCTGATGACCAACGCCTGGGAGGCCACTTCGATCAAGCCCACCCCGGTGGACGTGATCGAGTCCGCGCTCTGCGGCAGCCGGTGA